In one window of Bacteroidota bacterium DNA:
- a CDS encoding collagen-like protein, producing MKKIYLFFLFSSCMLAGKLFSQNNNVGIGTLTPNSTAILDLSPPGNDKGLLVPRLTTAQRTAIPSPANGLLVYDTNFNCLFYFSSTAGWLSLCQLSGPTGATGAQGAAGATGAAGANGPTGPTGATGVNGATGIAGVTGATGATGAQGNTGPGGYCANAMAGFITLFTSPTAVCNSVMFQDANNKIGVQTTTPAVSFHINTTDAIAIPTGTTAQQPPAPPAGSIRFNTTLGVLEVFNGTCWQNADTPPIGATYLQWFSASDPNTLYPCTIWISSDIANGEFLRATGGLSNVAAPPLTGVVQQWATEDHTHFSSGSIGADPGMTTSTDGSHSHGGSTTGVNSFNGSTWIPYDDNLSSDAGNSGDFSGNNPSTCGVGWDGRPTAGNFMGQQNQSCLDHTHVINPDGLHFHTTPPHTHTLTLSVGLMSSGNIATETRPTNVAVTFWRRTQ from the coding sequence ATGAAAAAAATCTACCTCTTCTTTTTATTTTCTTCCTGCATGCTTGCGGGAAAACTATTTTCACAAAACAATAACGTGGGCATCGGCACGCTCACGCCAAATTCCACTGCCATTCTTGATTTAAGCCCTCCGGGAAATGATAAAGGGCTTCTCGTTCCGCGCTTAACCACTGCGCAGCGCACCGCCATTCCTTCTCCCGCAAACGGATTGCTCGTGTATGATACCAACTTCAATTGTCTTTTTTATTTTTCTTCCACTGCGGGGTGGCTTTCTCTCTGCCAACTTTCAGGACCTACCGGTGCAACAGGCGCGCAGGGAGCTGCGGGCGCAACAGGAGCGGCAGGAGCAAACGGACCAACGGGACCAACAGGCGCAACCGGAGTGAATGGAGCAACAGGAATTGCAGGGGTTACAGGAGCAACTGGCGCAACTGGCGCGCAAGGCAATACAGGTCCCGGAGGTTATTGCGCAAATGCAATGGCAGGATTCATTACCCTGTTCACTTCGCCCACTGCAGTTTGCAACTCGGTTATGTTTCAGGATGCAAATAATAAAATCGGTGTGCAAACAACAACGCCTGCGGTTTCATTTCACATCAACACCACCGATGCCATTGCCATTCCCACCGGAACCACTGCGCAGCAGCCGCCCGCTCCTCCCGCGGGTTCCATTCGCTTCAACACAACACTGGGAGTGCTCGAAGTTTTCAATGGCACCTGCTGGCAAAATGCCGATACGCCTCCTATTGGCGCAACCTATCTTCAATGGTTTAGCGCCTCTGACCCGAACACGCTTTATCCCTGCACCATCTGGATTTCATCCGACATTGCAAACGGAGAATTCCTCCGCGCCACAGGAGGATTATCAAATGTTGCAGCGCCTCCGCTCACCGGAGTTGTTCAGCAATGGGCAACGGAAGACCACACGCATTTTTCTTCCGGCTCCATAGGCGCTGACCCGGGCATGACCACTTCCACCGATGGCTCGCATAGTCATGGCGGCTCCACAACGGGAGTGAATTCCTTCAACGGCTCAACCTGGATTCCCTATGACGATAACTTAAGCAGCGATGCCGGAAATTCAGGGGACTTCTCCGGAAATAATCCTTCTACTTGCGGAGTTGGCTGGGATGGAAGACCGACTGCAGGAAATTTCATGGGGCAGCAGAACCAAAGTTGCCTCGACCATACGCATGTAATCAATCCGGATGGTTTGCATTTTCATACCACTCCGCCACACACGCACACGCTCACTCTTTCTGTAGGTTTGATGAGCAGCGGAAACATTGCAACGGAAACCCGCCCGACTAATGTAGCAGTTACTTTCTGGAGGCGCACTCAATGA
- a CDS encoding gliding motility-associated C-terminal domain-containing protein codes for MKKRFIVYGLQFTVFCISFLFSLTGNWKLKTGNCFAQITFLNTGIDITVSSNCTTFVDGHVIDSLGKIHNSGNIFLTGDWSNFEPSGCLDPAAGTVILSGGNQFIKGNQTTTFNNLDCAGSGTKTLIINTIVGGNTGVLSLNGNPFDLNSNTLIVTNPSSSAITRSSGYIISETPPANGYGTIQWNLGNAAGNYEFPFGTFSAEYIPFHFNISSAGNAANGNISVATYPTAAGNNPNNRPLPTGVANLDDPQKGKDVSEKCADRFWLIDANNYSSNPTADMIFTYRDLEWDGSNGSTNNILEDSLRAWRWDGTKWLPPSGTDNPSANTVTITGINTFSPWTLYSREFPCPLYVPNAFSPNGDSENDSWKPISACLKKVHFEIYNRWGERVFETDDVKKSWDGTFHGETEGTAVFTYIMTYELYSGDAGSRKGNISLMH; via the coding sequence ATGAAAAAGAGGTTTATAGTTTACGGTCTTCAGTTTACGGTTTTCTGTATTTCATTTCTCTTTTCCCTAACCGGAAACTGGAAACTGAAGACCGGAAACTGTTTTGCACAAATCACTTTTCTTAACACCGGCATTGACATAACTGTTTCTTCCAACTGCACCACGTTTGTAGACGGTCATGTAATAGATTCGCTCGGTAAAATTCACAACAGCGGAAATATTTTTCTCACAGGCGATTGGTCGAACTTTGAACCTTCGGGATGTTTAGACCCCGCAGCCGGAACAGTGATTCTCTCCGGAGGAAATCAATTCATCAAAGGAAATCAAACAACCACCTTCAATAATTTAGATTGCGCGGGAAGCGGAACAAAAACGCTGATCATAAATACAATCGTTGGAGGAAACACCGGAGTTCTATCGCTGAATGGAAATCCATTTGATTTAAATTCAAATACGCTAATTGTTACCAATCCTTCTTCTTCTGCCATTACGCGCAGCAGCGGCTACATCATTTCCGAAACACCGCCTGCAAACGGCTATGGAACCATTCAATGGAATCTCGGAAACGCGGCAGGCAATTATGAATTTCCTTTCGGAACTTTTTCGGCAGAATATATTCCGTTTCATTTCAACATTTCTTCGGCAGGAAATGCAGCGAACGGAAATATTTCTGTGGCAACTTATCCCACTGCTGCCGGAAATAATCCCAACAACCGCCCGCTGCCAACGGGAGTTGCAAATTTAGATGACCCGCAAAAAGGAAAAGATGTTTCGGAAAAATGTGCCGACCGCTTCTGGCTCATTGATGCGAACAATTATTCATCGAACCCCACTGCCGATATGATTTTTACTTACCGCGATTTGGAATGGGACGGTTCGAACGGAAGCACGAATAATATTTTAGAAGATAGTTTGCGCGCGTGGCGATGGGATGGAACAAAATGGCTGCCGCCTTCGGGAACGGATAATCCTTCCGCCAACACGGTTACCATCACCGGCATAAATACTTTTTCTCCGTGGACGCTTTACTCGCGCGAGTTTCCCTGCCCTCTCTATGTACCCAATGCTTTTTCTCCGAATGGCGACAGCGAAAATGATTCGTGGAAACCCATCAGCGCCTGCCTGAAAAAAGTTCATTTCGAAATTTATAACCGCTGGGGTGAAAGAGTTTTTGAAACCGATGATGTGAAAAAAAGCTGGGACGGAACTTTTCATGGCGAAACGGAAGGCACAGCCGTGTTTACCTACATTATGACGTATGAATTATATTCGGGTGATGCGGGCTCACGGAAAGGAAATATTTCTTTGATGCACTAA
- a CDS encoding prealbumin-like fold domain-containing protein gives MNPAKLFLICFLFSLCGMQESLAQKKSSGKHKSKIQAAQSEIKPPEKKVAVSGTVTQTFPYCGGARPTKEVMDAISQSKPYSGKKFHVIKGETNTASHKIILSFTTDSAGNFSFQLPAGTYSILLDEQVAAPDSKKYTSQFVKMDEACFKDWWAKPYYLLEVPAATTNTNIKGLNFEFHHRCFLQNDIPCLQYDGPLPP, from the coding sequence ATGAATCCTGCTAAACTATTTTTAATTTGTTTTCTTTTTTCGCTTTGCGGAATGCAGGAATCGTTGGCGCAGAAGAAATCTTCCGGAAAACATAAATCAAAAATACAAGCAGCGCAATCGGAAATAAAACCACCGGAGAAAAAAGTTGCTGTCTCCGGAACTGTTACGCAAACCTTTCCGTATTGCGGAGGCGCCCGCCCTACCAAAGAAGTGATGGACGCGATTTCCCAATCAAAACCATACAGCGGAAAAAAGTTTCACGTAATCAAAGGAGAAACCAATACGGCTTCGCATAAAATAATTTTATCCTTCACAACAGATTCGGCAGGAAATTTTTCGTTTCAACTTCCTGCGGGAACTTATTCCATTCTTCTCGATGAGCAGGTTGCTGCGCCCGATTCAAAAAAATATACTTCGCAGTTTGTAAAAATGGATGAAGCGTGTTTCAAGGATTGGTGGGCGAAGCCATATTATTTATTGGAAGTTCCAGCCGCAACAACCAACACAAACATCAAAGGGCTGAATTTTGAATTTCATCACCGCTGCTTTTTGCAGAACGATATTCCGTGCCTGCAGTACGATGGCCCGCTGCCTCCTTAG
- a CDS encoding DUF962 domain-containing protein, translated as MSAEPEQIFKSLKEFYPFYLTEHNDSTSRILHFTGTLFVFILLVAGIVLQQWWLLAFIPVAGYGFAWTGHAFFEKNKPATFQYPFYSLASDFIMFWELLTGKIKFRN; from the coding sequence ATTTCTGCCGAGCCGGAGCAAATATTCAAATCCCTTAAAGAATTTTATCCGTTCTATCTGACCGAACACAACGATTCAACTTCAAGAATCCTGCACTTCACCGGAACATTGTTTGTTTTTATTTTATTGGTCGCAGGAATTGTTTTACAGCAGTGGTGGCTGCTTGCTTTCATTCCTGTTGCAGGTTATGGTTTCGCATGGACGGGCCATGCTTTCTTTGAGAAGAACAAACCGGCTACATTCCAATATCCTTTCTATAGTTTGGCTTCCGATTTTATTATGTTCTGGGAATTGCTGACAGGGAAAATAAAATTCAGAAACTAA
- a CDS encoding lamin tail domain-containing protein: MKKFLFSILFLPVLASAQFTDDFSDGDFTNNPIWSGDTSRWEVLNFQLHSIDSIASDTFYLSTPSALATTAQWEFWINLAFNTSSTNYVKVFLTSDMANLKGNNSGYFVELGNTADNLVLYKKNGATSTALITGAGGVLNHSNNILKVKITRDASNLWTLWRDTTGTGNYYKSEGTATDATFFTSSYFGLLVKQSTSSFFGKHYFDDFYAGPIIVDTVPPAVTSLNVISQTQLDVQFSEGVDSTRANKVSNYFASNGLGNPSSAKRDASNFSLVHLTFATNFQSGLWNTLTTDSVQDFSLNTMVQSVDSFLYYVPQKYDVVINEIMAHPSSVTSLPNYEYAELYNRTPYPINLSNWTFSASSTTKTFSSITLQPKSYLILCLTSAVSSFQPYGNTLGLFSSSTTLTDAGTTLTLKDQSGNLIHTVTYSDTWYQDANKGNGGWSLEQIDPNNFCGGKNNWRASVNPSGGTPGKINSINGLNPDNAAPKLLRAYPVAADTVQLFFDEPMDNTSLANLSAYIIDNGIGNPNYANPVAPDYSSVMIALASPISSGIIYTVTVNSSVKDCAGNSIGIKNSARFALAQPASRNDIVVNEVMFDPLDNGVEWTEIYNRSDKIIDLKEISVCNLSSSGNFSNIKQIAPSGFLIFPGDYFVLSTDQSAIKAQYSTPNPEGFIDMSSFISLSNDSAYVILINASQNIIDSLHYSSGWELPLLSSSKGISLERINYDMPTQDATNWHSAAESVGGATPAYKNSQYTAGETGNEITISPEVFSPDNDGYNDVLTINYSFDNPGLVGNVQIFDSRGRLIKNLVRNELLAASGTFFWDGITDEKTKARIGIYVIWLEVFDDKGNVKKYKKSCVVAGKL, encoded by the coding sequence ATGAAAAAATTTTTATTCTCAATATTGTTTCTGCCGGTGCTTGCCTCCGCACAATTCACCGATGATTTTTCGGATGGAGATTTTACGAACAATCCAATATGGAGCGGTGACACATCGCGGTGGGAAGTTCTGAATTTTCAACTTCATTCCATTGACAGCATTGCGAGCGATACTTTCTATTTGAGTACGCCTTCGGCTCTTGCAACAACTGCACAATGGGAGTTTTGGATAAACCTGGCGTTCAATACATCTTCTACAAATTATGTGAAAGTATTTTTGACTTCTGATATGGCGAACCTGAAAGGAAACAACAGCGGATATTTTGTAGAACTCGGAAACACTGCCGACAATCTTGTGCTTTATAAAAAAAACGGAGCCACTTCCACAGCGTTAATCACCGGAGCCGGAGGAGTGTTAAATCATTCCAATAATATTTTGAAAGTGAAAATTACAAGAGATGCTTCCAATCTCTGGACACTTTGGCGCGACACAACCGGAACAGGAAATTATTACAAGAGCGAAGGAACGGCAACGGACGCAACTTTTTTCACGAGTAGTTATTTTGGATTACTGGTGAAACAATCCACTTCCAGTTTTTTCGGCAAGCATTACTTTGATGATTTTTATGCGGGACCGATTATCGTGGACACAGTTCCTCCGGCTGTAACTTCTCTCAATGTAATTTCGCAAACTCAACTCGATGTTCAGTTCAGCGAAGGGGTGGATTCAACGCGCGCGAATAAAGTTTCAAATTATTTTGCGAGCAACGGATTGGGAAATCCCTCTTCGGCAAAACGTGATGCTTCCAATTTTTCTCTAGTGCATTTAACGTTCGCCACCAATTTTCAGAGCGGGCTATGGAACACGCTCACGACCGACAGCGTTCAGGATTTTTCGCTGAACACGATGGTGCAGTCGGTGGATTCTTTTCTTTATTATGTTCCGCAGAAATACGATGTGGTGATAAACGAAATCATGGCGCATCCGAGTTCGGTAACTTCGCTGCCGAATTATGAATACGCGGAATTATACAACCGCACGCCTTATCCGATTAATCTGAGCAACTGGACTTTTTCCGCAAGTTCGACCACAAAAACTTTTTCAAGCATTACTCTTCAGCCGAAAAGTTATTTGATTCTCTGTTTGACTTCTGCGGTGAGTTCTTTTCAGCCATACGGAAACACGCTCGGACTTTTTTCTTCTTCCACCACATTGACGGATGCCGGAACAACGCTTACGCTCAAAGACCAATCGGGAAATTTAATTCATACGGTTACCTACAGCGACACATGGTATCAGGATGCAAACAAGGGAAACGGAGGATGGTCGCTTGAACAAATTGACCCGAATAATTTTTGCGGAGGAAAAAATAACTGGCGCGCTTCGGTGAATCCAAGCGGGGGAACTCCTGGAAAAATAAACTCGATTAACGGCTTGAATCCCGATAATGCTGCGCCAAAACTTTTACGCGCGTATCCGGTTGCTGCAGATACGGTGCAATTATTTTTTGACGAGCCGATGGATAATACTTCACTCGCAAATCTTTCTGCCTATATAATTGATAACGGAATCGGAAATCCTAACTATGCAAATCCCGTTGCGCCCGATTATTCTTCGGTGATGATTGCGCTTGCTTCGCCAATTTCATCCGGAATAATTTATACTGTCACTGTAAATTCATCGGTGAAAGATTGTGCGGGAAATTCTATCGGCATAAAAAATTCAGCGCGGTTTGCGCTCGCGCAGCCGGCTTCGCGAAACGATATTGTGGTGAACGAAGTGATGTTCGACCCGCTTGATAACGGAGTGGAGTGGACAGAAATTTATAACCGCTCGGATAAGATTATTGACCTGAAAGAAATTTCTGTTTGCAACTTAAGTTCTTCGGGAAATTTTTCCAACATAAAACAAATTGCTCCCAGCGGATTTTTAATTTTTCCCGGAGATTATTTTGTGTTGAGCACCGACCAGAGTGCTATCAAGGCGCAATACAGCACTCCGAACCCCGAGGGATTTATTGATATGAGCTCATTCATTTCGCTCAGCAACGACAGCGCGTATGTGATTCTCATCAACGCTTCGCAAAATATTATTGACAGTTTGCATTATAGTTCGGGATGGGAATTGCCGCTGCTTTCAAGTTCAAAAGGAATTTCTCTCGAGCGGATTAATTACGATATGCCCACTCAGGATGCAACCAACTGGCATTCCGCTGCGGAAAGCGTGGGAGGAGCAACGCCCGCGTATAAAAATTCTCAGTACACAGCCGGAGAAACAGGAAATGAAATTACAATTTCCCCCGAAGTTTTTTCTCCCGACAATGACGGCTACAACGATGTGCTTACAATAAATTATTCATTTGACAATCCGGGACTGGTGGGCAATGTTCAGATTTTTGATTCGCGCGGGCGGCTGATAAAAAATTTAGTGCGCAATGAACTTCTTGCAGCAAGCGGAACTTTTTTCTGGGATGGAATCACCGATGAAAAAACAAAAGCGCGGATTGGAATTTATGTGATTTGGCTTGAAGTGTTCGATGATAAAGGCAATGTGAAAAAATATAAAAAGAGTTGCGTGGTGGCGGGAAAATTATAA
- a CDS encoding ABC transporter ATP-binding protein, translating into MELIITNLSKTYSNGVQALKNVSLTIPRGMFGLLGPNGAGKSTLMRTVATLQEADSGSITLDGLDVLKEKHEVRKVLGYLPQEFGVYPKVSAESLLGHFAVLKGVANKKERKELVDALLQQTNLWDVRKKNLGTFSGGMKQRFGIAQALLGNPKLIIVDEPTAGLDPAERNRFHNLLSEIGENIIVILSTHIVEDVTDLCANMAIINKGEVLVKGEPLKLMESLRGKIWEKMIEKSELPNYKTMFNVISSRMYAGKSIVHVHSDAQPDSFKQVEANLEDVYFSNISLHKEAATT; encoded by the coding sequence ATGGAACTAATCATTACCAATCTCAGTAAAACTTATTCGAATGGTGTTCAGGCGCTGAAAAATGTTTCGCTCACAATTCCGCGCGGCATGTTTGGTTTGCTCGGACCGAATGGCGCGGGAAAATCTACGCTCATGCGCACGGTTGCAACTTTACAGGAAGCAGATTCCGGTTCAATCACGCTTGACGGACTCGATGTGCTGAAAGAAAAACACGAAGTGCGGAAAGTCCTCGGCTATCTTCCGCAGGAGTTTGGCGTGTATCCGAAAGTTTCTGCAGAAAGTTTGCTCGGCCATTTTGCAGTGCTAAAAGGTGTGGCAAATAAAAAAGAAAGAAAAGAATTAGTTGATGCGCTTCTTCAGCAGACAAATCTCTGGGATGTACGCAAAAAAAATCTCGGAACTTTTTCCGGGGGAATGAAACAGCGATTTGGAATTGCGCAGGCGCTGTTGGGAAATCCGAAACTTATTATTGTAGATGAACCCACCGCTGGATTAGATCCCGCGGAGCGAAACCGTTTTCATAATCTTCTCAGCGAAATCGGGGAAAATATTATTGTGATTCTTTCCACGCATATTGTGGAAGACGTAACCGATCTCTGCGCGAACATGGCAATTATTAACAAAGGCGAAGTGCTGGTGAAGGGCGAGCCGCTCAAATTGATGGAATCACTTCGGGGAAAAATCTGGGAGAAGATGATTGAAAAATCCGAACTTCCGAATTATAAAACAATGTTCAATGTGATTTCTTCGCGGATGTATGCGGGCAAAAGCATTGTTCATGTGCACAGTGACGCGCAGCCCGATTCTTTCAAACAGGTTGAAGCAAATCTGGAGGATGTTTACTTCTCCAATATTTCCTTACATAAAGAAGCAGCAACCACATAA
- a CDS encoding carboxypeptidase-like regulatory domain-containing protein, whose amino-acid sequence MRINYESRIFFVSLLFSVCYLFSAAATISGKITDENNEPLPYVSVYLAGTTQGATSNKDGNFSLEVFAGPKDSLRRKQEIVFKYIGYKTHSETVNVESAEQKIILNVQLQPQPYEIAEVTVNANAEDPAYEIMRKAIKMRKYYHDQVQSYSCDVYIKGLQRVTSYPKKFMGFDVNAEGDIDSKTGIFYLSESVSKFYFAQPDKIHEEMISSKVSGNSKAFSYNRTSDLLLNFYNNIVDVKVISERGFVSPIAEGAMFYYKYHLAGTFYENGKEINKIQVMPKREHDPVFRGYIYICENTWRIHSTDLYLVKDAGIQFVDTLRINHVYLPVKTSAQEDVWMLFSNKLTFTFSILGFKGNGVYVSVNSKYNLKTDFSVKNPMPQQTNFLPATAITKKEAKEKKKEANVEKKVFGAEEMKVNDDANKKDSVYWKEIRPVPLTSEEVFDYKKKDSIQVVHESKPFLDSVDKKTNKFHASDLLFGYSHSNRYKKRDVSFSPLIENVQFNTVQGWVGAMELSIARKYKLEKRFVKKFSASYGFSDQRWNGAGELRYYYNPKKIASADLKSGLQTVQFFSPNAASFRENQSLPISPFINSLYSLLDERNYAKLFEKKFLEVSHSSEIVNGFFLKTALEYDDRSPLKNATNFSFVKKSQTTYTSNGPLNPKNDSTFSFLQNQLFEFSINVRIRFGQKYITRPDEKWISGSKYPTIYIKYRKAIPNLFGSDMNYDFAKLSVSDEVDMKLFGKSQYIISAGKFLNAATISFMDYNHFFGNQTIYSNFSFTSFQLLDYYYYSTKNYFIEAHYEHNFSGFILNKFPLLRKLKLNELAGIHFLHTEKISGYTEVFFGIEKFNFARADFVMAFSDQRKIFSGIRVGLKLSR is encoded by the coding sequence ATGCGGATAAATTACGAATCAAGAATTTTCTTTGTCTCCTTATTATTTTCTGTTTGCTATTTGTTTTCTGCTGCTGCTACTATCTCCGGAAAAATTACCGATGAGAATAATGAGCCCCTTCCCTATGTGAGCGTATATCTTGCCGGCACAACACAAGGCGCCACTTCAAACAAGGATGGAAATTTCTCGTTGGAAGTTTTTGCCGGTCCGAAGGACTCCTTACGGAGAAAACAGGAAATTGTTTTCAAATATATCGGCTATAAAACTCATTCCGAAACTGTAAATGTAGAAAGCGCGGAACAAAAAATAATTCTGAATGTTCAACTGCAGCCGCAGCCGTATGAAATCGCAGAAGTAACCGTGAATGCAAATGCAGAAGACCCTGCCTATGAAATCATGCGCAAGGCAATCAAGATGAGAAAATATTATCACGACCAGGTGCAGTCCTATTCCTGCGATGTATATATAAAAGGATTGCAGCGCGTGACAAGTTATCCGAAAAAATTTATGGGCTTTGATGTGAACGCGGAAGGCGACATTGATTCGAAGACGGGAATTTTTTACCTCTCTGAATCTGTTTCAAAATTTTATTTCGCACAGCCGGATAAAATCCATGAGGAAATGATTTCTTCCAAAGTGAGCGGAAATTCAAAAGCATTCAGTTATAACCGCACTTCCGATTTGCTTCTGAATTTTTACAACAACATTGTGGATGTGAAAGTCATCAGCGAGCGCGGGTTTGTTTCTCCCATAGCGGAAGGCGCAATGTTCTACTACAAATATCATCTTGCAGGGACATTTTATGAAAACGGAAAGGAGATAAATAAAATTCAAGTTATGCCAAAACGCGAACACGACCCGGTTTTTCGCGGATACATTTATATATGTGAAAACACATGGCGCATTCACAGCACCGATTTATATTTGGTGAAAGATGCGGGCATTCAGTTTGTGGATACGCTGCGAATCAATCACGTTTATCTTCCTGTAAAAACTTCTGCCCAGGAAGATGTGTGGATGCTTTTCTCAAATAAACTCACTTTTACTTTTTCCATTCTCGGCTTCAAGGGAAATGGAGTTTATGTCAGCGTGAATTCAAAATATAATTTGAAAACAGATTTCTCGGTGAAGAATCCGATGCCGCAACAAACAAATTTTCTACCTGCTACTGCAATTACAAAAAAGGAAGCGAAAGAAAAAAAGAAAGAAGCAAATGTTGAGAAAAAAGTTTTCGGGGCGGAGGAAATGAAAGTGAATGACGATGCGAATAAAAAAGATTCTGTGTATTGGAAAGAAATCCGCCCGGTACCGTTAACTTCCGAAGAAGTTTTTGACTATAAAAAGAAAGACAGCATCCAAGTAGTGCATGAATCAAAACCATTTTTAGATTCGGTGGATAAGAAGACAAATAAATTTCATGCATCCGATTTGCTTTTTGGATATTCTCATAGCAACCGCTATAAGAAAAGAGATGTTTCATTTTCCCCGCTGATTGAAAACGTGCAGTTCAACACCGTGCAGGGCTGGGTGGGCGCGATGGAATTAAGCATAGCAAGAAAATATAAATTGGAAAAAAGATTTGTAAAAAAGTTTTCTGCATCTTACGGATTTTCTGACCAACGCTGGAATGGCGCAGGAGAATTGCGCTACTACTACAACCCGAAAAAAATTGCTTCGGCAGATTTGAAATCTGGATTGCAAACTGTTCAGTTTTTTTCTCCGAATGCTGCTTCCTTCCGCGAAAATCAATCGCTGCCTATTTCACCGTTCATAAATTCACTTTATAGTTTGCTCGATGAAAGAAATTATGCAAAGCTTTTTGAAAAAAAGTTTTTGGAAGTTTCACACAGCTCAGAAATTGTGAATGGATTTTTTCTTAAGACAGCATTGGAATATGACGACCGCTCCCCGCTGAAGAACGCAACTAATTTTTCTTTTGTAAAAAAATCACAAACAACTTATACATCGAACGGCCCGCTTAATCCAAAAAATGACAGCACGTTTTCTTTTTTACAGAATCAACTGTTCGAGTTCAGCATTAATGTGCGCATCCGTTTCGGACAAAAATATATTACGCGCCCCGATGAAAAATGGATTTCGGGTTCGAAATATCCTACTATATATATAAAGTACCGAAAAGCAATTCCAAATCTCTTCGGCTCGGATATGAATTATGATTTTGCAAAACTCAGCGTGAGCGATGAAGTGGATATGAAACTTTTTGGGAAATCACAATATATTATTTCTGCAGGGAAATTTCTGAACGCGGCAACTATTTCTTTCATGGATTACAATCACTTTTTCGGAAATCAAACTATTTATTCTAATTTTTCATTCACAAGTTTTCAATTGCTCGATTATTATTATTACAGCACGAAAAATTATTTCATTGAAGCGCATTACGAACATAATTTCTCGGGATTTATTTTAAATAAATTTCCATTGCTGAGAAAATTAAAGTTGAATGAGTTGGCCGGTATTCACTTTCTTCATACAGAAAAAATTTCCGGTTATACCGAAGTTTTTTTCGGAATTGAGAAATTTAATTTTGCGCGGGCAGATTTTGTAATGGCATTTTCAGACCAAAGAAAAATTTTCTCCGGAATAAGAGTGGGATTAAAATTAAGCAGATAA
- a CDS encoding methionine aminotransferase, with amino-acid sequence MKYPNSISSKLPKVGTTIFTVMSALANEHKAINLSQGFPNFNVNSKLISLVNQKMKEGLNQYAPMQGVPQLREVLCGKMEKLYGAKYHPDKEINITSGGTQAIYSALTAVIREGDEVIVIEPAYDCYVPAIELNGGIPIYIQLKPPHHKIDWNDVKKVISPRTKVIMINTPHNPMGSVMSANDMKELEKIVKGTNIIIISDEVYEHIIFDGLKHESVCKYPRLAERSFVIFSFGKTYHATGWKMGYCFAPENLMTEFRRVHQFIVFTSNTPFQHALAEYISDCDDYNELSEFYQAKRDFFLKQLKGSRFKFVPASGSYFQLLDYSAITNEKDTDFAVRMTKENGVASIPTSVFYHKPIDNKLLRFCFAKTDETLKKAAEKLCRI; translated from the coding sequence ATGAAATATCCGAATTCCATTTCTTCCAAACTTCCCAAAGTCGGCACAACAATTTTTACTGTGATGAGCGCGCTCGCAAATGAGCACAAGGCAATTAATCTTTCGCAGGGGTTTCCGAATTTTAATGTGAATTCAAAATTAATTTCTCTTGTTAACCAAAAAATGAAAGAGGGATTAAATCAGTACGCGCCTATGCAGGGAGTTCCGCAGTTGCGCGAAGTGCTTTGCGGGAAGATGGAAAAACTTTACGGAGCAAAATATCATCCTGACAAAGAAATAAATATTACTTCAGGAGGAACACAGGCAATTTATTCTGCGCTCACAGCCGTGATACGCGAAGGCGATGAAGTGATTGTGATTGAGCCTGCATACGATTGTTATGTTCCCGCGATTGAACTCAACGGAGGGATTCCAATTTATATTCAGTTAAAACCTCCGCATCATAAAATCGACTGGAACGATGTGAAGAAAGTTATTTCTCCGCGCACAAAAGTAATTATGATAAATACTCCTCATAATCCAATGGGCTCGGTGATGAGCGCGAACGATATGAAAGAGCTGGAAAAAATTGTGAAGGGCACGAACATTATCATCATCAGCGATGAAGTATATGAGCATATAATTTTTGACGGACTGAAACACGAAAGCGTTTGCAAATATCCGCGCCTCGCGGAAAGAAGTTTCGTGATTTTTTCTTTCGGGAAAACGTATCACGCCACCGGATGGAAAATGGGTTATTGTTTCGCTCCGGAAAATCTGATGACGGAATTCCGAAGAGTGCATCAGTTTATTGTTTTCACTTCCAACACTCCGTTTCAGCACGCGCTGGCAGAATACATCAGCGATTGCGATGACTACAATGAACTCTCAGAATTTTACCAGGCAAAACGGGATTTTTTTCTGAAGCAGTTGAAGGGCTCGCGTTTTAAATTTGTTCCCGCATCGGGCTCTTATTTTCAATTGCTCGATTACAGCGCGATCACAAATGAAAAAGATACTGACTTCGCTGTGAGAATGACAAAAGAAAACGGAGTGGCAAGCATTCCCACTTCTGTTTTTTATCACAAGCCAATTGATAATAAACTTTTGAGATTTTGTTTTGCTAAGACCGATGAAACATTAAAAAAAGCCGCAGAGAAATTATGCAGGATTTAA